A single genomic interval of Helianthus annuus cultivar XRQ/B chromosome 6, HanXRQr2.0-SUNRISE, whole genome shotgun sequence harbors:
- the LOC110884484 gene encoding CLIP-associated protein isoform X2, with amino-acid sequence MLYDPNPGVREAAILCIEEMYAQIGPQFREELLRHQLPSSMVKDINARLERIEPKQRSADIRVSTYAPAATPKLSNHNPKRSSPKAKTSSREASLFAGESDITEKPMDPIRVYSEKELIREFENIASILVPEKDWSLRIGAMQRVEGLVIGGAIDYSCFRGLLKQLINPLSTQLADRRSSIVKQACHLLNFLSKELLGDFESFAEMFIPALFKLVVITVLVIAESADNCIKTMLRNCKVARILPRVAENAKHDRSAILRARCCEYALLILEYWADAPEIQRSADLYEDLIKCCVGDAMSEVRSTARSCYRMFSKTWPDRSRRLFSSFDPVIQRIINDEDGGMHRRHASPSLRDRNLQTSSNTQNSLSSSSLAGYGTSAIVAMDRNASLPSVASHSSGLFSSQSKSTSKGTERSLESVLHASKQKVSAIESMLRGLDSGRVRSSSLDLGVDPPSSRDPPFPLAAPASNSLAGSLSLDSTAANGNNRNGGLVLSDIISQIQASRDPAKNAYRANARGSEKMKERSSFEGHSEMREARRSVNMHTDRHYLDAPYRDSHNSHVPNFQRPLSRKNVPGRSASARRRSFDESQFASGEMSSYTDGPASLTDALSDGLSSGSDWNARVSVFNYIRSLLKQGPKGVQEVVQNFEKVMKFFFQHLDDPHHKVAQAALTTLADIIPACRKPFESYMERILPHVFSRLIDPKESVRQPCSTTLEIVGKTYSVDSLLLPALLRSLDEQRSPKAKLAVIEFAIVSFNKHAMNSEGAGNSGILKLWLAKLAPLVYDKNTKLKEAAITCIISVYSHFDSASVLNYILSLSVEEQNSLRRALKQRTPRIEVDLMNYLQQKKDRQRSKSTYDPYDVVGTDSEEGYIAVSKKTPMFGRYSGSSIDSDGGKKWGSGPTHESIHITGDDNLYQGPVLNIDTGSNNGGLVSNAKDTVASWSVRSENLEGNINVEVNSTPRLNGIGSSDNQQGGTGSTPDLELSVSKLASLTIGSSPDTKPGIPQILHLISNGGDECSTATKLTALQQLVDTSVANDSSIWTKYFNQILMVVLEVLDDPDPSIRELALSLIAEMLKNQREAMEDSIEIVVEKLLNLTKDTVPKVSNEAEHCLTVVLSQYDPFRCLSVIVPLLVTEDEKTLVTCINCLTKLVGRLSQEELMGQLQSFLPALFDAFGNQSADVRKTVVFCLVDMYIMLGKGFLPYLEGLNSTQLRLVTIYANRISQARTGTPIQD; translated from the exons ATGTTATATGATCCTAATCCAGGTGTGAGAGAAGCCGCTATCTTATGCATCGAG GAGATGTATGCTCAAATTGGGCCTCAGTTCCGAGAAGAACTTCTGCGCCATCAGCTTCCATCATCAATG GTTAAAGATATCAATGCTAGACTAGAAAGAATTGAACCAAAACAACGTTCTGCGGATATTCGAGTTAGTACTTATGCTCCTGCTGCTACCCCCAAGCTTTCTAATCATAATCCCAAAAGGAGCAGTCCGAAGGCCAAGACTTCTTCGCGTGAAGCATCCCTTTTCGCAG GAGAAAGTGATATTACTGAAAAGCCCATGGACCCAATCAGAGTGTACTCAGAAAAGGAGCTTATCCGTGAGTTTGAGAATATCGCTTCAATCCTCGTTCCAGAGAAAGACTGGTCCCTTCGCATTGGAGCCATGCAAAGAGTCGAAGGCCTTGTCATCGGAG GTGCAATTGATTATTCATGTTTCCGTGGACTTCTAAAGCAGCTTATTAATCCTCTAAGCACACAATTGGCTGATAGAAGATCTAGCATAGTTAAGCAG GCTTGCCACTTACTGAACTTTCTATCGAAAGAGCTGTTGGGAGATTTTGAGTCGTTTGCAGAAATGTTCATTCCT GCTCTTTTCAAACTTGTTGTGATAACTGTACTTGTAATTGCAGAGTCTGCTGATAACTGCATAAAAACG ATGTTGCGTAACTGTAAAGTAGCCCGGATACTTCCTCGTGTGGCTGAAAATGCAAAACATGACCGAAGTGCGATACTTCGCGCCAG ATGTTGTGAATATGCTTTGTTGATACTGGAATATTGGGCTGATGCACCTGAGATACAACGGTCAGCTGACCTTTATGAAGACCTTATTAAATGTTGTGTGGGAGATGCAATGAGCGAG GTACGGTCAACTGCTAGATCATGCTACCGTATGTTCTCAAAAACTTGGCCTGATCGATCACGCCGCTTATTTTCATCGTTCGATCCCGTCATTCAAAGG ATAATAAATGATGAGGACGGTGGCATGCATCGGCGGCACGCGTCTCCCTCGCTTCGTGATAGGAATCTGCAAACTTCATCTAATACTCAAAACTCTTTGTCGTCTTCAAGTCTAGCGGGGTACGGAACTTCCGCCATTGTTGCAATGGACAGAAACGCAAGCTTACCATCTGTGGCCTCTCACTCATCCGGACTCTTTTCATCACAATCAAAGTCTACAAGCAAGGGTACAGAACGTAGTCTTGAAAGCGTGTTGCATGCTAGCAAACAGAAGGTTTCCGCCATTGAAAGCATGCTTAGAGGTCTAGATTCCGGTAGAGTTAGATCATCAAGTCTGGATCTAG GAGTCGACCCTCCTTCATCTCGTGATCCGCCATTCCCGCTTGCTGCTCCTGCTTCCAATAGTCTTGCCGGTTCTCTATCACTAGATTCAACTGCCGCAAACGGTAACAATCGTAATGGTGGCTTGGTCTTGTCTGACATAATCAGTCAGATTCAGGCTTCACGGGATCCCGCTAAGAACGCGTACCGTGCTAATGCCAGAGGTTCTgaaaaaatgaaagaaagaagCTCTTTTGAAGGTCACAGTGAAATGAGAGAGGCTAGACGATCGGTGAACATGCATACGGATAGGCACTACTTAGACGCACCATACCGAGATTCACATAATAGTCACGTACCCAATTTTCAGCGACCGCTATCGAGAAAGAACGTGCCCGGGAGATCCGCTTCAGCGAGGCGTAGGAGCTTTGACGAAAGTCAGTTTGCTTCTGGAGAGATGTCGAGTTATACAGACGGTCCAGCTTCTCTAACTGATGCTTTGAGTGACGGTCTTAGTTCTGGTTCGGATTGGAACGCTAGGGTTTCTGTGTTTAACTATATCCGTTCGTTACTCAAGCAAGGCCCGAAAGGAGTTCAAGAAGTTGTACAAAATTTTGAGAAAGTAATGAAGTTTTTCTTCCAGCATCTGGATGATCCTCACCATAAAGTGGCACAAGCAGCTTTGACGACACTTGCTGACATCATTCCTGCTTGTCGAAAACCTTTCGAAAGTTACATGGAAAGAATTCTCCCCCACGTGTTCTCTCGGTTAATCGATCCAAAGGAATCTGTAAGACAACCGTGTTCGACAACTTTAGAGATTGTCGGTAAAACTTATAGTGTAGATTCGCTTCTATTACCAGCCTTGCTTCGTTCTTTAGATGAACAACGATCCCCGAAGGCGAAACTGGCGGTAATCGAGTTTGCTATCGTTTCGTTTAATAAGCATGCGATGAACTCCGAGGGTGCTGGGAACAGTGGCATTTTAAAGTTATGGCTAGCGAAACTAGCACCATTGGTCTATGACAAAAATACAAAACTGAAGGAAGCCGCTATAACGTGCATCATATCTGTCTACTCTCATTTCGATTCAGCATCCGTTTTGAATTACATTCTTAGTTTATCCGTTGAAGAACAGAATTCTTTAAGGCGGGCACTTAAGCAACGTACACCCCGTATAGAAGTGGACTTGATGAATTACTTGCAGCAGAAGAAAGACCGACAACGCTCCAAATCCACTTATGATCCGTACGATGTTGTTGGGACTGATTCTGAAGAAGGGTATATAGCAGTGTCGAAAAAGACTCCCATGTTTGGAAGGTATTCTGGAAGTTCAATTGATAGTGACGGTGGTAAGAAATGGGGTTCGGGTCCCACCCACGAATCCATTCACATCACCGGTGATGATAATCTTTATCAGGGTCCGGTCTTAAACATTGATACTGGTTCTAATAATGGTGGACTTGTTTCAAATGCTAAAGATACTGTCGCATCATGGTCTGTCCGGTCAGAAAATTTGGAGGGAAATATTAATGTGGAGGTTAATTCGACACCTCGGCTCAATGGAATTGGGAGCTCTGACAACCAACAGGGTGGTACTGGTTCTACACCTGATTTGGAACTTAGtgtatcaaaacttgcatctttAACGATCGGTTCATCTCCTGATACTAAACCGGGCATCCCTCAAATTCTTCATCTG ATTTCTAATGGTGGCGATGAGTGTTCTACTGCAACCAAGCTTACTGCACTTCAGCAGTTAGTTGATACATCTGTGGCCAATGATTCCTCAATATGGACCAAg TATTTTAatcaaattttgatggttgtacTTGAGGTTTTGGATGACCCTGATCCTTCAATTCGTGAGCTTGCTCTTTCATTAATTGCTGAAATGTTAAAGAACCag AGAGAGGCTATGGAAGATTCGATTGAGATTGTAGTTGAAAAATTACTGAATCTTACAAAGGACACGGTCCCGAAG GTATCAAATGAAGCAGAACATTGCTTAACTGTTGTTCTGTCTCAATATGACCCATTCAGATGTTTGAGT GTTATTGTCCCATTGTTGGTTACCGAAGATGAGAAAACTCTTGTTACGTGTATAAACTGTTTGACAAAG CTTGTGGGCAGGCTTTCCCAGGAGGAGCTAATGGGTCAGTTGCAATCTTTTTTGCCTGCTCTTTTTGATGCTTTCGGTAACCAGAGTGCGGATGTACGCAAG ACTGTTGTTTTTTGTCTGGTAGACATGTACATAATGCTTGGAAAAGGGTTTTTGCCATATTTGGAAGGGCTAAACAGTACGCAGTTGCGGTTAGTAACCATATATGCAAACCGTATATCGCAAGCAAGGACGGGAACTCCGATCCAAGATTAG
- the LOC110884484 gene encoding CLIP-associated protein isoform X1, with the protein MEEALEMARSKDTKERMAGVERLHELLEASRKSLTSSEVTSLVDCCLDLLKDNNFRVSQGGLQALDSAAVLSGEHLKLHFNALVPATVERLGDAKQPVRDAARRLLLTLMQVSSPTLIVERAGYNAWTHKSWRVREEFARTVTSAIGLFASTELPLQRAILPSILQMLYDPNPGVREAAILCIEEMYAQIGPQFREELLRHQLPSSMVKDINARLERIEPKQRSADIRVSTYAPAATPKLSNHNPKRSSPKAKTSSREASLFAGESDITEKPMDPIRVYSEKELIREFENIASILVPEKDWSLRIGAMQRVEGLVIGGAIDYSCFRGLLKQLINPLSTQLADRRSSIVKQACHLLNFLSKELLGDFESFAEMFIPALFKLVVITVLVIAESADNCIKTMLRNCKVARILPRVAENAKHDRSAILRARCCEYALLILEYWADAPEIQRSADLYEDLIKCCVGDAMSEVRSTARSCYRMFSKTWPDRSRRLFSSFDPVIQRIINDEDGGMHRRHASPSLRDRNLQTSSNTQNSLSSSSLAGYGTSAIVAMDRNASLPSVASHSSGLFSSQSKSTSKGTERSLESVLHASKQKVSAIESMLRGLDSGRVRSSSLDLGVDPPSSRDPPFPLAAPASNSLAGSLSLDSTAANGNNRNGGLVLSDIISQIQASRDPAKNAYRANARGSEKMKERSSFEGHSEMREARRSVNMHTDRHYLDAPYRDSHNSHVPNFQRPLSRKNVPGRSASARRRSFDESQFASGEMSSYTDGPASLTDALSDGLSSGSDWNARVSVFNYIRSLLKQGPKGVQEVVQNFEKVMKFFFQHLDDPHHKVAQAALTTLADIIPACRKPFESYMERILPHVFSRLIDPKESVRQPCSTTLEIVGKTYSVDSLLLPALLRSLDEQRSPKAKLAVIEFAIVSFNKHAMNSEGAGNSGILKLWLAKLAPLVYDKNTKLKEAAITCIISVYSHFDSASVLNYILSLSVEEQNSLRRALKQRTPRIEVDLMNYLQQKKDRQRSKSTYDPYDVVGTDSEEGYIAVSKKTPMFGRYSGSSIDSDGGKKWGSGPTHESIHITGDDNLYQGPVLNIDTGSNNGGLVSNAKDTVASWSVRSENLEGNINVEVNSTPRLNGIGSSDNQQGGTGSTPDLELSVSKLASLTIGSSPDTKPGIPQILHLISNGGDECSTATKLTALQQLVDTSVANDSSIWTKYFNQILMVVLEVLDDPDPSIRELALSLIAEMLKNQREAMEDSIEIVVEKLLNLTKDTVPKVSNEAEHCLTVVLSQYDPFRCLSVIVPLLVTEDEKTLVTCINCLTKLVGRLSQEELMGQLQSFLPALFDAFGNQSADVRKTVVFCLVDMYIMLGKGFLPYLEGLNSTQLRLVTIYANRISQARTGTPIQD; encoded by the exons ATGGAGGAGGCTCTAGAAATGGCGCGCTCGAAGGACACGAAAGAGCGAATGGCCGGAGTAGAGCGACTTCACGAACTTCTAGAAGCTTCGCGAAAGAGCTTAACGTCTTCAGAAGTCACATCGCTTGTTGATTGCTGCTTAGATCTCTTGAAGGACAACAATTTTAGGGTTTCGCAAGGAGGTTTGCAGGCTCTGGATTCTGCTGCGGTTCTTTCTGGTGAACATTTGAAGCTTCATTTTAATGCGCTTGTTCCGGCTACTGTTGAACGCCTTGGTGACGCTAAGCAGCCGGTTCGTGATGCGGCTCGTCGGCTTTTGCTCACTCTCATGCAG GTTTCTTCTCCAACCCTCATCGTTGAAAGAGCTGGATATAACGCCTGGACTCACAAAAGCTGGAGAGTTAGAGAGGAGTTTGCAAGAACTGTCACATCTGCCATTGGTCTATTTGCATCTACTGAGCTGCCCCTGCAACGAGCTATTCTTCCTTCT ATACTACAGATGTTATATGATCCTAATCCAGGTGTGAGAGAAGCCGCTATCTTATGCATCGAG GAGATGTATGCTCAAATTGGGCCTCAGTTCCGAGAAGAACTTCTGCGCCATCAGCTTCCATCATCAATG GTTAAAGATATCAATGCTAGACTAGAAAGAATTGAACCAAAACAACGTTCTGCGGATATTCGAGTTAGTACTTATGCTCCTGCTGCTACCCCCAAGCTTTCTAATCATAATCCCAAAAGGAGCAGTCCGAAGGCCAAGACTTCTTCGCGTGAAGCATCCCTTTTCGCAG GAGAAAGTGATATTACTGAAAAGCCCATGGACCCAATCAGAGTGTACTCAGAAAAGGAGCTTATCCGTGAGTTTGAGAATATCGCTTCAATCCTCGTTCCAGAGAAAGACTGGTCCCTTCGCATTGGAGCCATGCAAAGAGTCGAAGGCCTTGTCATCGGAG GTGCAATTGATTATTCATGTTTCCGTGGACTTCTAAAGCAGCTTATTAATCCTCTAAGCACACAATTGGCTGATAGAAGATCTAGCATAGTTAAGCAG GCTTGCCACTTACTGAACTTTCTATCGAAAGAGCTGTTGGGAGATTTTGAGTCGTTTGCAGAAATGTTCATTCCT GCTCTTTTCAAACTTGTTGTGATAACTGTACTTGTAATTGCAGAGTCTGCTGATAACTGCATAAAAACG ATGTTGCGTAACTGTAAAGTAGCCCGGATACTTCCTCGTGTGGCTGAAAATGCAAAACATGACCGAAGTGCGATACTTCGCGCCAG ATGTTGTGAATATGCTTTGTTGATACTGGAATATTGGGCTGATGCACCTGAGATACAACGGTCAGCTGACCTTTATGAAGACCTTATTAAATGTTGTGTGGGAGATGCAATGAGCGAG GTACGGTCAACTGCTAGATCATGCTACCGTATGTTCTCAAAAACTTGGCCTGATCGATCACGCCGCTTATTTTCATCGTTCGATCCCGTCATTCAAAGG ATAATAAATGATGAGGACGGTGGCATGCATCGGCGGCACGCGTCTCCCTCGCTTCGTGATAGGAATCTGCAAACTTCATCTAATACTCAAAACTCTTTGTCGTCTTCAAGTCTAGCGGGGTACGGAACTTCCGCCATTGTTGCAATGGACAGAAACGCAAGCTTACCATCTGTGGCCTCTCACTCATCCGGACTCTTTTCATCACAATCAAAGTCTACAAGCAAGGGTACAGAACGTAGTCTTGAAAGCGTGTTGCATGCTAGCAAACAGAAGGTTTCCGCCATTGAAAGCATGCTTAGAGGTCTAGATTCCGGTAGAGTTAGATCATCAAGTCTGGATCTAG GAGTCGACCCTCCTTCATCTCGTGATCCGCCATTCCCGCTTGCTGCTCCTGCTTCCAATAGTCTTGCCGGTTCTCTATCACTAGATTCAACTGCCGCAAACGGTAACAATCGTAATGGTGGCTTGGTCTTGTCTGACATAATCAGTCAGATTCAGGCTTCACGGGATCCCGCTAAGAACGCGTACCGTGCTAATGCCAGAGGTTCTgaaaaaatgaaagaaagaagCTCTTTTGAAGGTCACAGTGAAATGAGAGAGGCTAGACGATCGGTGAACATGCATACGGATAGGCACTACTTAGACGCACCATACCGAGATTCACATAATAGTCACGTACCCAATTTTCAGCGACCGCTATCGAGAAAGAACGTGCCCGGGAGATCCGCTTCAGCGAGGCGTAGGAGCTTTGACGAAAGTCAGTTTGCTTCTGGAGAGATGTCGAGTTATACAGACGGTCCAGCTTCTCTAACTGATGCTTTGAGTGACGGTCTTAGTTCTGGTTCGGATTGGAACGCTAGGGTTTCTGTGTTTAACTATATCCGTTCGTTACTCAAGCAAGGCCCGAAAGGAGTTCAAGAAGTTGTACAAAATTTTGAGAAAGTAATGAAGTTTTTCTTCCAGCATCTGGATGATCCTCACCATAAAGTGGCACAAGCAGCTTTGACGACACTTGCTGACATCATTCCTGCTTGTCGAAAACCTTTCGAAAGTTACATGGAAAGAATTCTCCCCCACGTGTTCTCTCGGTTAATCGATCCAAAGGAATCTGTAAGACAACCGTGTTCGACAACTTTAGAGATTGTCGGTAAAACTTATAGTGTAGATTCGCTTCTATTACCAGCCTTGCTTCGTTCTTTAGATGAACAACGATCCCCGAAGGCGAAACTGGCGGTAATCGAGTTTGCTATCGTTTCGTTTAATAAGCATGCGATGAACTCCGAGGGTGCTGGGAACAGTGGCATTTTAAAGTTATGGCTAGCGAAACTAGCACCATTGGTCTATGACAAAAATACAAAACTGAAGGAAGCCGCTATAACGTGCATCATATCTGTCTACTCTCATTTCGATTCAGCATCCGTTTTGAATTACATTCTTAGTTTATCCGTTGAAGAACAGAATTCTTTAAGGCGGGCACTTAAGCAACGTACACCCCGTATAGAAGTGGACTTGATGAATTACTTGCAGCAGAAGAAAGACCGACAACGCTCCAAATCCACTTATGATCCGTACGATGTTGTTGGGACTGATTCTGAAGAAGGGTATATAGCAGTGTCGAAAAAGACTCCCATGTTTGGAAGGTATTCTGGAAGTTCAATTGATAGTGACGGTGGTAAGAAATGGGGTTCGGGTCCCACCCACGAATCCATTCACATCACCGGTGATGATAATCTTTATCAGGGTCCGGTCTTAAACATTGATACTGGTTCTAATAATGGTGGACTTGTTTCAAATGCTAAAGATACTGTCGCATCATGGTCTGTCCGGTCAGAAAATTTGGAGGGAAATATTAATGTGGAGGTTAATTCGACACCTCGGCTCAATGGAATTGGGAGCTCTGACAACCAACAGGGTGGTACTGGTTCTACACCTGATTTGGAACTTAGtgtatcaaaacttgcatctttAACGATCGGTTCATCTCCTGATACTAAACCGGGCATCCCTCAAATTCTTCATCTG ATTTCTAATGGTGGCGATGAGTGTTCTACTGCAACCAAGCTTACTGCACTTCAGCAGTTAGTTGATACATCTGTGGCCAATGATTCCTCAATATGGACCAAg TATTTTAatcaaattttgatggttgtacTTGAGGTTTTGGATGACCCTGATCCTTCAATTCGTGAGCTTGCTCTTTCATTAATTGCTGAAATGTTAAAGAACCag AGAGAGGCTATGGAAGATTCGATTGAGATTGTAGTTGAAAAATTACTGAATCTTACAAAGGACACGGTCCCGAAG GTATCAAATGAAGCAGAACATTGCTTAACTGTTGTTCTGTCTCAATATGACCCATTCAGATGTTTGAGT GTTATTGTCCCATTGTTGGTTACCGAAGATGAGAAAACTCTTGTTACGTGTATAAACTGTTTGACAAAG CTTGTGGGCAGGCTTTCCCAGGAGGAGCTAATGGGTCAGTTGCAATCTTTTTTGCCTGCTCTTTTTGATGCTTTCGGTAACCAGAGTGCGGATGTACGCAAG ACTGTTGTTTTTTGTCTGGTAGACATGTACATAATGCTTGGAAAAGGGTTTTTGCCATATTTGGAAGGGCTAAACAGTACGCAGTTGCGGTTAGTAACCATATATGCAAACCGTATATCGCAAGCAAGGACGGGAACTCCGATCCAAGATTAG